One stretch of Rathayibacter festucae DSM 15932 DNA includes these proteins:
- a CDS encoding MarR family transcriptional regulator, with the protein MDPRARALSDIERLSIAITVRSIPRVLAPLLTTDLTIQQLKALSVIVTTEEGATGAGLAQSFGVSMPSMSKLIDRLAASSLVVRETDRADQRVRRIHATDLGRAVVRELMAARPELGEDVLSRLSLEELEALETGLRAISRELRVSRDAAD; encoded by the coding sequence ATGGATCCCCGCGCCCGCGCCCTCTCGGACATCGAGCGGCTGTCGATCGCGATCACGGTGCGCTCGATCCCCCGCGTGCTCGCGCCGCTGCTGACGACCGACCTCACCATCCAGCAGCTCAAGGCGCTCTCGGTGATCGTCACGACCGAGGAGGGCGCGACCGGCGCGGGCCTCGCGCAGAGCTTCGGCGTCTCGATGCCGTCGATGTCGAAGCTCATCGACCGCCTCGCCGCGAGCAGCCTGGTCGTCCGCGAGACCGACCGGGCCGATCAGCGCGTCCGCCGCATCCACGCCACCGACCTCGGCCGGGCCGTCGTCCGCGAGCTGATGGCCGCGCGCCCGGAGCTCGGCGAGGACGTGCTCTCCCGCCTCTCGCTCGAGGAGCTCGAAGCCCTCGAGACCGGACTGCGCGCGATCAGCCGGGAGCTGCGCGTCTCGCGCGACGCCGCCGACTGA
- a CDS encoding flavin-containing monooxygenase encodes MTDSTLTSDSLTPDDERRLEAARERYRAERDRRTRPDAATQYRRAAGEFGYYAKDPYTERVEREPVTDRVEALVIGAGFGGLLTASRLREAGVESLRLMDEAGDVGGTWYWNRYPGVRCDVESSVYLPLLEEVGTIPSERYAPGEEIRRHAVAIAEHYGLYRDTLFQTRATALTWDEDADEWLVETDRGDAFRARFVVTSSGTLTQPKLPGIPGIETFRGHTFHTSRWDYGYTGGTPDGGLTGLADKRVAVVGTGATGLQVIPHVGADAQELIVFQRTPSTVDVRDNRPTDPEWVASLRPGWQRERMENFLAVLAGEPVDESLVQDGWTRTVELQRQILSGAVDTSIPAEERERRDELADLDTMDRLRARVDQVVEDPATAAALKPWYRYMCKRPGFSDTYLPTFNRPNVRLVDTADTGGITRMTETEVVVGDTAYEVDCVIFATGFEVGISGVMSGTLPVVGRDGRSLLEAWARGPRTLHGFSTHGFPNLFHLSGIQNANSVNFAHILLEQAEHIAAVIARGREVGARYLEPTAEAEEAWVRTIQETAADTRAFQTQCTPGYYNGEGTRSIGGASYSPGPIAFHRLLRAWREDGMGDVLVGAGVGASR; translated from the coding sequence ATGACCGACAGCACTTTGACCTCCGACTCCCTCACCCCCGACGACGAGCGCCGCCTCGAGGCCGCCCGCGAGAGGTACCGCGCCGAGCGCGACCGCCGGACCCGCCCCGACGCCGCGACGCAGTACCGGCGCGCGGCGGGGGAGTTCGGCTACTACGCGAAGGACCCGTACACGGAGCGCGTCGAGCGCGAGCCGGTGACCGACCGGGTCGAGGCGCTCGTGATCGGCGCCGGCTTCGGCGGTCTGCTGACCGCGTCGCGGCTGCGTGAGGCGGGGGTGGAGTCGCTGCGCCTGATGGACGAGGCGGGCGACGTCGGCGGCACCTGGTACTGGAACCGCTACCCGGGCGTGCGCTGCGACGTGGAGTCCTCCGTCTACCTGCCGCTGCTGGAGGAGGTCGGCACGATCCCGTCCGAGCGCTACGCGCCGGGGGAGGAGATCCGCCGGCACGCGGTCGCGATCGCGGAGCACTACGGGCTCTACCGCGACACCCTCTTCCAGACCCGCGCGACCGCACTGACCTGGGACGAGGACGCCGACGAATGGCTCGTCGAGACCGACCGCGGCGACGCCTTCCGCGCCCGCTTCGTCGTCACCTCCTCCGGCACCCTCACCCAGCCCAAGCTGCCCGGCATCCCCGGCATCGAGACCTTCCGCGGCCACACCTTCCACACGTCGCGCTGGGACTACGGCTACACCGGCGGCACCCCGGACGGCGGACTGACCGGCCTCGCCGACAAGCGCGTCGCCGTCGTCGGCACCGGCGCGACCGGACTCCAGGTGATCCCGCACGTCGGCGCGGACGCCCAGGAGCTGATCGTCTTCCAGCGCACGCCGTCCACGGTCGACGTCCGCGACAACCGGCCGACGGATCCGGAGTGGGTCGCGTCGCTGCGTCCGGGTTGGCAGCGCGAGCGGATGGAGAACTTCCTCGCCGTGCTCGCGGGCGAGCCGGTCGACGAGTCGCTCGTGCAGGACGGCTGGACGAGGACCGTCGAGCTGCAGCGTCAGATCCTCTCCGGCGCCGTCGACACGTCGATCCCGGCCGAGGAGCGCGAGCGGCGCGACGAGCTCGCCGACCTCGACACCATGGACCGGCTCCGCGCCCGCGTCGACCAGGTCGTCGAGGATCCCGCGACCGCGGCGGCGCTCAAGCCCTGGTACCGCTACATGTGCAAGCGCCCCGGCTTCAGCGACACCTACCTGCCCACCTTCAACCGCCCGAACGTCCGCCTCGTCGACACCGCCGACACCGGCGGCATCACCCGGATGACCGAGACCGAGGTCGTCGTCGGCGACACCGCCTACGAGGTCGACTGCGTGATCTTCGCCACCGGCTTCGAGGTCGGCATCTCCGGCGTCATGTCCGGCACGCTGCCCGTCGTCGGCCGCGACGGCCGCAGCCTCCTGGAGGCGTGGGCCCGCGGCCCGCGCACCCTGCACGGCTTCTCGACGCACGGCTTCCCGAATCTCTTCCACCTCAGCGGCATCCAGAACGCCAACTCCGTCAACTTCGCCCACATCCTGCTCGAGCAGGCCGAGCACATCGCCGCCGTCATCGCCCGCGGCCGCGAGGTCGGCGCCAGGTACCTCGAGCCCACGGCCGAGGCGGAGGAGGCGTGGGTCCGCACGATCCAGGAGACCGCGGCCGACACCCGCGCGTTCCAGACCCAGTGCACGCCCGGCTACTACAACGGCGAGGGCACCCGCTCCATCGGCGGCGCTTCCTACAGCCCCGGCCCGATCGCGTTCCACCGCCTGCTGCGCGCCTGGCGGGAGGACGGGATGGGCGACGTGCTCGTCGGCGCCGGCGTCGGAGCCTCGCGATGA
- a CDS encoding SMP-30/gluconolactonase/LRE family protein has product MRRPAIAVPVLLAGALAGCTDAGDPAAAPAPATPSVVTAERVLQVTEVHETTGMTLLEGPTFGPDGGLYVVDVTAPPGAGKVLRIDLDEETVEPVWTDDASALTSAQFHPGDGRLYVTDFLSGSVRSMTAEGEDVRDVVTGPIDGVPMQPDDIAFGEDGALYVTDAAGAQDPYWEASGRVVRVDPATGAATVLASELPSPNGIAFSPGHGELWVSLNTGNRIDRMTLAEGGAEIATAFPAIHPSPGIGQVDSIAVDADGNLYVGVHGRPEILVYDTSGALLQTVSVPADESTGLSSATNIAIEPGTTRAYATISGADGGFVYEFPALAAGVPQ; this is encoded by the coding sequence ATGAGGCGGCCGGCGATCGCCGTCCCGGTCCTGCTCGCCGGTGCCCTGGCGGGCTGCACCGACGCGGGCGACCCCGCAGCCGCACCCGCGCCGGCGACTCCGTCGGTCGTCACCGCCGAGCGGGTGCTGCAGGTGACGGAGGTGCACGAGACGACCGGCATGACCCTGCTCGAGGGCCCGACCTTCGGCCCCGACGGCGGCCTGTACGTCGTCGACGTCACCGCCCCGCCCGGCGCCGGCAAGGTGCTCCGGATCGACCTCGACGAGGAGACCGTCGAGCCGGTCTGGACCGACGACGCCTCCGCGCTCACCTCCGCGCAGTTCCACCCCGGGGACGGGCGGCTCTACGTCACCGACTTCCTCAGCGGTTCCGTGCGGAGCATGACCGCCGAGGGCGAGGACGTCCGGGACGTCGTCACCGGCCCGATCGACGGCGTCCCGATGCAGCCGGACGACATCGCGTTCGGCGAGGACGGCGCCCTCTACGTCACCGACGCCGCCGGCGCGCAGGACCCGTACTGGGAGGCGTCCGGCCGCGTCGTCCGCGTCGACCCGGCGACCGGTGCGGCGACCGTGCTGGCGAGCGAGCTGCCCTCCCCGAACGGCATCGCCTTCTCGCCCGGCCACGGCGAGCTGTGGGTGAGCCTCAACACCGGCAACCGGATCGACCGGATGACCCTCGCCGAGGGCGGCGCCGAGATCGCGACCGCGTTCCCGGCGATCCACCCCTCACCCGGCATCGGCCAGGTCGACTCGATCGCGGTCGACGCCGACGGCAACCTCTACGTCGGCGTGCATGGCCGCCCGGAGATCCTCGTCTACGACACCTCAGGCGCGCTCCTGCAGACCGTCTCGGTTCCGGCGGACGAGTCGACCGGGCTGAGCTCTGCGACGAACATCGCGATCGAGCCCGGCACGACGCGGGCCTACGCGACGATCAGCGGCGCCGACGGCGGCTTCGTCTACGAGTTCCCGGCACTGGCGGCGGGCGTCCCGCAGTGA
- a CDS encoding SDR family NAD(P)-dependent oxidoreductase → MSAAFVDATAVPVAQLLDLSGRRAVVTGGAQGLGRAIAARLAEAGAAVAVADLDLGRAEAAAAGLPGSRALGVRMDVTDSASVAEAAARVEEELGGIDIWVNNAGIFPAVPVTQMSDETWEQVFAVNTRGVFNGSREAARRMTDGGVIVNIVSTAGFRGTAPGLAAYVGSKHAVRGMTKQMALEFAPLGIRVLGVAPTFVPTEGNLAAAAAGAAALGDGPAPDMPVMTSSLIGRIGTPDDIARVVLFAASDLASIMTGSTLLADAGQTI, encoded by the coding sequence ATGAGCGCCGCGTTCGTCGACGCGACCGCCGTCCCCGTCGCGCAGCTGCTCGATCTGTCCGGCCGCCGCGCGGTCGTCACCGGTGGCGCGCAGGGGCTCGGCCGGGCGATCGCCGCCCGGCTCGCCGAGGCCGGAGCCGCCGTCGCGGTCGCCGACCTCGACCTGGGCCGGGCCGAGGCCGCGGCCGCGGGGCTGCCCGGCTCGCGCGCCCTCGGGGTGCGGATGGACGTGACCGACTCCGCCTCCGTCGCCGAGGCGGCCGCCCGCGTCGAGGAGGAGCTCGGCGGCATCGACATCTGGGTCAACAACGCCGGGATCTTCCCCGCCGTCCCGGTCACGCAGATGTCCGACGAGACCTGGGAGCAGGTCTTCGCGGTGAACACCCGCGGCGTCTTCAACGGCTCCCGCGAGGCCGCCCGCCGGATGACCGATGGCGGCGTGATCGTCAACATCGTCTCGACCGCCGGCTTCCGCGGCACCGCGCCGGGACTCGCTGCCTACGTCGGGTCCAAGCACGCCGTCCGAGGCATGACCAAGCAGATGGCGCTCGAGTTCGCCCCGCTGGGGATCCGCGTGCTCGGTGTCGCGCCCACCTTCGTCCCCACCGAGGGCAACCTCGCGGCCGCGGCGGCGGGAGCTGCGGCGCTCGGCGACGGACCCGCTCCGGACATGCCGGTGATGACGAGCAGCCTGATCGGCCGGATCGGCACTCCGGACGACATCGCGCGCGTCGTCCTCTTCGCCGCGAGTGATCTCGCCTCGATCATGACCGGCAGCACCCTGCTCGCCGACGCCGGCCAGACGATCTGA
- a CDS encoding glycoside hydrolase family 1 protein, whose translation MTAFPTGFLWGSATAGHQIEGNNTNSDWWAREQMMPGMELSGDACDSYHRYREDIALLADAGLTAYRFSLEWSRIEPVRGHFSRAELAHYRRMIEFCFERGVTPVVTLQHFTTPQWFAENGGWTAEDASTLFERFVTEATTILDGVEWVVTMNEPNMQAAIMTAMRRLSEAGSGEWQSPTVEAADDGGGEKASHGDFLTYADPELGRMFTRIHHAARAIVRERTSAKVGWTIAAGALTAAPGGEEKLLEIRLGKEDVYWEGSRGDDFVGVQAYSSQEVDARGLVPHPPHPDNTLVGTAYRPDALAMAVRHAWEVTQGVPVLVTENGIATADDTQRIRYTDEALQGLADTIDEGVDVRGYLHWSLLDNFEWGHWEPTFGLIAVDRETFVRSPKPSLAWLGRVAAENALGAEVAR comes from the coding sequence ATGACCGCTTTCCCGACCGGCTTCCTCTGGGGCTCCGCCACCGCCGGCCACCAGATCGAGGGCAACAACACGAACAGCGACTGGTGGGCCCGCGAGCAGATGATGCCCGGCATGGAGCTCTCCGGCGACGCCTGCGACAGCTACCACCGCTACCGCGAGGACATCGCGCTGCTCGCGGACGCCGGCCTCACCGCCTACCGCTTCAGCCTCGAGTGGTCGCGGATCGAGCCCGTGCGCGGGCACTTCTCCCGGGCCGAGCTCGCCCACTACCGCCGGATGATCGAGTTCTGCTTCGAGCGCGGCGTCACCCCCGTCGTCACGCTGCAGCACTTCACCACCCCGCAGTGGTTCGCCGAGAACGGCGGCTGGACCGCCGAGGACGCCTCGACGCTGTTCGAGCGGTTCGTCACGGAGGCGACGACGATCCTCGACGGCGTCGAGTGGGTCGTGACCATGAACGAGCCGAACATGCAGGCCGCCATCATGACCGCGATGCGCCGGCTCAGCGAGGCCGGCAGCGGCGAGTGGCAGAGCCCGACCGTCGAGGCCGCCGACGACGGAGGCGGAGAGAAGGCGTCCCACGGCGACTTCCTCACCTACGCCGACCCCGAGCTCGGCCGGATGTTCACCCGCATCCACCACGCCGCCCGCGCGATCGTGCGCGAGCGCACCTCGGCCAAGGTCGGCTGGACCATCGCCGCCGGCGCACTGACCGCCGCCCCCGGTGGCGAGGAGAAGCTGCTCGAGATCCGCCTCGGCAAGGAGGACGTCTACTGGGAGGGCAGCCGCGGCGACGACTTCGTCGGCGTGCAGGCCTACTCCAGCCAGGAGGTGGACGCACGCGGTCTCGTCCCGCACCCGCCGCACCCGGACAACACGCTCGTCGGCACCGCCTACCGCCCCGACGCGCTCGCCATGGCGGTGCGCCACGCCTGGGAGGTGACGCAGGGCGTCCCCGTCCTCGTCACCGAGAACGGCATCGCGACCGCCGACGACACTCAGCGCATCCGCTACACGGATGAGGCGCTGCAGGGTCTCGCCGACACGATCGACGAGGGCGTCGACGTGCGCGGCTACCTGCACTGGTCGCTCCTCGACAACTTCGAGTGGGGCCACTGGGAGCCCACCTTCGGCCTGATCGCTGTCGACCGCGAGACCTTCGTCCGCTCGCCCAAGCCCAGCCTCGCCTGGCTCGGCCGCGTCGCCGCGGAGAACGCGCTCGGCGCGGAGGTCGCCCGATGA
- a CDS encoding family 78 glycoside hydrolase catalytic domain has translation MSAHDEQVPPAPFALTVDSGGDRVPTTTDSPRLSWKLPVGGAAQRYEIDAVVDDRLLPVAHATSSTFVEWPWAALPSRSRVEWRVRAERPGAAWSRWAAFEVGLLAEDWTAPWISPATPAADDEDADGPAGRRPAHLLSVDVELEQEVRSARLYSTALGLYTATINGSRVGAVELSPGSTSYDRTLHAQATDVTDALRTGANRIEVELSDGWYRGEVGAFRVPAEWGTTLGFRAELHLELADGSHRVIGTDDSWVSAPSRITGAGLMDGQTLDLTAAEAPAQPVLADVVDAPAIEWSPAPPVRVIEARGPVGAREVRPGVWVLDFGQNASGRLRLEELGPEGTRTVLEFGEHCGPDGDLSTAHLDSHRPGEPATLFVQRDEVVAGATPDVFEPRHTVHGFQYARITRHGAPFDPSTASMRIMHTDLESAGTFACSDPDLVRLHEIAEWSFRGNAVDVPTDCPTRERLAWSGDYQVFVSTATRLFDVHGFTRKWLRSVRDDQLDDGRITNFSPDGRRIKHHVDQQFAQMTGSAGWGDAIVAVPWELYRESGDRLVLEENVAAMIRWVEWALEQARTKRHHVRVQRSPEPEWFEEFLWDGTFHWGEWIEPREHDADGRPIDPVQADPMAWFTADKGEVGTAYLHRSTATLSQVMRLLGRSADADRYAALAERIREAWQAAYLREDGITSVDSQASYVRALSFGLVPEHLRAAAADRLVELIHAADDHLGTGFLSTGDLLPVLTEAGRADVAYSLLRRRTAPSWLHMLDRGATTVWEDWEGIDDAGHAHESLNHYSKGAVVRFLHSHLLGLRQDEDSTGWRSVVVAPVPGPDLDWARGTHESPQGTLRVEWRREGDDLVVDVDLPEGTSGRLLFPDGYELPLAPGATRAARPLPAAYAAPDHDAPHHAAPDHDAPDHAAVLATAQTEGRS, from the coding sequence TCGACAGCGGCGGAGACCGCGTGCCCACCACGACCGACTCGCCCCGACTCTCCTGGAAGCTGCCCGTCGGCGGCGCCGCCCAGCGCTACGAGATCGACGCTGTCGTCGACGACCGGCTGCTGCCCGTCGCCCACGCCACCTCGTCGACCTTCGTCGAGTGGCCCTGGGCCGCCCTCCCCAGCCGCAGCCGGGTCGAGTGGCGGGTCCGCGCGGAGCGGCCGGGTGCGGCGTGGTCGCGCTGGGCCGCCTTCGAGGTGGGCCTGCTCGCGGAGGACTGGACCGCGCCGTGGATCTCCCCCGCCACGCCCGCCGCCGACGACGAGGACGCGGACGGCCCCGCCGGCCGGCGGCCCGCGCACCTGCTCTCGGTCGACGTCGAGCTCGAGCAGGAGGTCCGCAGTGCGCGCCTCTACTCGACCGCGCTGGGCCTGTACACCGCGACGATCAACGGCAGCCGGGTCGGCGCCGTGGAGCTCTCCCCCGGCTCCACCTCCTACGACCGCACCCTGCACGCCCAGGCGACCGATGTGACCGACGCTCTGCGCACCGGCGCGAACCGCATCGAGGTCGAGCTCTCGGACGGCTGGTACCGCGGCGAGGTCGGTGCCTTCCGGGTGCCCGCCGAATGGGGCACGACCCTCGGCTTCCGCGCCGAGCTGCACCTCGAGCTCGCCGACGGCAGCCACCGCGTCATCGGCACCGACGACTCCTGGGTCAGCGCACCCTCCCGGATCACCGGCGCCGGCCTCATGGACGGGCAGACCCTCGACCTCACGGCGGCCGAGGCGCCGGCGCAGCCCGTCCTCGCCGACGTCGTCGACGCCCCGGCGATCGAGTGGTCGCCCGCCCCGCCGGTCCGCGTGATCGAGGCCCGCGGGCCGGTCGGCGCCCGGGAGGTCCGCCCGGGAGTCTGGGTGCTCGACTTCGGGCAGAACGCCTCCGGCCGGCTCCGGCTCGAGGAGCTCGGCCCCGAGGGCACCCGGACCGTCCTCGAGTTCGGCGAGCACTGCGGCCCCGACGGCGACCTGTCGACCGCCCATCTCGACTCCCACCGCCCCGGCGAGCCGGCGACGCTCTTCGTCCAGCGCGACGAGGTCGTCGCCGGGGCGACCCCCGACGTCTTCGAGCCGCGGCACACCGTGCACGGCTTCCAGTACGCCCGGATCACCCGGCACGGCGCTCCCTTCGACCCGTCGACCGCCTCGATGCGGATCATGCACACCGACCTCGAGAGCGCCGGCACCTTCGCGTGCAGCGACCCCGACCTCGTCCGCCTGCACGAGATCGCCGAGTGGAGCTTCCGCGGCAACGCCGTGGACGTGCCGACAGACTGCCCGACCCGCGAGCGGCTCGCCTGGTCCGGCGACTACCAGGTGTTCGTCTCCACGGCGACGCGTCTCTTCGACGTGCACGGCTTCACCCGCAAGTGGCTGCGCTCCGTCCGCGACGACCAGCTCGACGACGGCCGGATCACGAACTTCTCCCCCGACGGCCGCCGCATCAAGCACCACGTCGACCAGCAGTTCGCGCAGATGACCGGCTCCGCCGGCTGGGGCGACGCGATCGTCGCCGTGCCGTGGGAGCTCTATCGCGAGTCCGGCGACCGGCTGGTCCTCGAGGAGAACGTCGCGGCGATGATCCGCTGGGTGGAGTGGGCGCTGGAGCAGGCGCGCACGAAGCGCCACCACGTCCGGGTGCAGCGCTCCCCCGAGCCTGAGTGGTTCGAGGAGTTCCTCTGGGACGGCACCTTCCACTGGGGCGAGTGGATCGAGCCGCGCGAGCACGACGCCGACGGCCGGCCGATCGACCCGGTGCAGGCCGACCCGATGGCCTGGTTCACCGCCGACAAGGGCGAGGTGGGCACCGCCTACCTGCACCGCTCGACCGCGACCCTCTCGCAGGTCATGCGGCTGCTCGGCCGCAGCGCCGACGCCGACCGCTACGCCGCGCTCGCCGAGCGGATCCGGGAGGCGTGGCAGGCGGCCTACCTCCGCGAGGACGGGATCACCTCCGTCGACTCGCAGGCCTCCTACGTCCGCGCACTGTCCTTCGGACTCGTCCCCGAGCACCTCCGGGCCGCGGCCGCAGACCGGCTCGTCGAGCTCATTCACGCCGCCGACGACCACCTCGGCACCGGCTTCCTCTCCACCGGTGACCTGCTGCCGGTGCTGACCGAGGCGGGACGCGCCGACGTCGCCTACTCCCTGCTGCGCCGGCGCACCGCACCGTCCTGGCTGCACATGCTCGACCGCGGCGCCACCACGGTCTGGGAGGACTGGGAGGGGATCGACGACGCGGGCCACGCCCACGAGTCGCTCAACCACTACAGCAAGGGCGCGGTCGTCCGCTTCCTGCACAGCCACCTGCTCGGGCTGCGCCAGGACGAGGACTCGACCGGCTGGCGCTCCGTCGTCGTCGCGCCCGTCCCCGGTCCCGACCTCGACTGGGCCCGCGGAACCCACGAGTCGCCGCAGGGCACCCTCCGCGTCGAGTGGCGCCGCGAGGGCGACGACCTCGTCGTCGACGTCGACCTGCCGGAGGGCACCTCCGGACGGCTGCTCTTCCCCGACGGGTACGAGCTCCCGCTGGCCCCGGGTGCGACCCGCGCCGCCCGGCCGCTGCCCGCCGCCTACGCCGCACCCGACCACGACGCGCCCCACCACGCCGCGCCCGACCACGACGCACCCGACCACGCCGCCGTCCTCGCGACGGCGCAGACCGAAGGACGATCATGA